The following proteins are co-located in the Macadamia integrifolia chloroplast, complete genome genome:
- the accD gene encoding acetyl-CoA carboxylase carboxyltransferase beta subunit — translation MEKWWFNSILSNKELEHRCGLSKSMDRLGAIGNTSGSEDPVLNDIDKNIPSWNDNDSSSCSNVDHLFDVRDIRSFISDDTFLVRDSNGNSYSIYLDIENEIFEIDNDRSFLSELESSFSSYRNYNYLNNRSKSDSNDQYYDRIIYDTKYSWNNHINSCIENYLHSEISIDSYSSISSGSDNYSDSYIYSYICSENGSSSIRTSTNDSDFNITEEYDDDDLDLNQKYRHLWVQCENCYGLNYKKFFKAKMNICEQCGYHLKMSSSDRIELSIDPDTWDPMDEDMVSIDPIEFDSEEEPYQERIDSYQLKTGLTEAVQTGIGQLNGIPIAIGVMDFQFMGGSMGSVVGEKITRLIEYATNRSLPLIIVCASGGARMQEGSLSLMQMAKISSALYDYQSNKKLFYVSILTSPTTGGVTASFGMLGDIIIAEPDAYIAFAGKRVIEQTLNKTVPDGSQAAEYSFHKGLFDPIVPRNLLKSVLSELFQLHGFFPLNQTSINQVEH, via the coding sequence ATGGAAAAATGGTGGTTCAATTCGATATTGTCTAACAAGGAGTTAGAACACAGATGTGGGCTAAGTAAATCAATGGACAGGCTTGGTGCTATTGGAAATACCAGCGGAAGTGAAGACCCCGTTCTAAATGATATAGATAAAAACATTCCTAGTTGGAATGATAATGACAGTTCTAGTTGCAGTAATGTTGATCATTTATTTGATGTCAGGGATATTCGGAGTTTTATCTCCGATGACACTTTTTTAGTTCGGGATAGTAATGGGAACAGTTATTCTATATATTTGGATATTGAAAATGAGATTTTTGAGATTGACAATGATCGTTCTTTTCTGAGTGAACTAGAAAGTTCTTTTTCTAGTTATCGAAATTATAATTATCTGAATAATAGGTCTAAGAGTGACAGTAACGATCAATATTACGATCGTATCATCTATGATACTAAATATAGTTGGAATAATCACATTAATAGTTGCATTGAAAATTATCTTCATTCTGAAATCAGTATTGATAGTTATAGCTCCATTTCAAGTGGTAGCGACAATTACAGTGACAGTTACATTTATAGTTATATTTGTAGTGAAAATGGGAGTTCTAGTATAAGAACTAGCACGAATGACAGTGATTTCAATATAACAGAAGAATATGATGATGATGATCTCGATCTAAATCAAAAATACAGGCATTTGTGGGTTCAATGTGAAAATTGTTATGGATTAAATTATAAGAAATTTTTTAAGGCAAAAATGAATATTTGTGAACAATGTGGATATCATTTGAAAATGAGTAGTTCAGATAGAATCGAACTTTCGATTGATCCGGATACTTGGGATCCTATGGATGAAGACATGGTCTCTATAGACCCCATTGAATTTGATTCGGAGGAGGAACCTTATCAAGAGCGTATCGATTCTTATCAACTAAAGACAGGGTTAACTGAGGCCGTTCAAACAGGCATAGGTCAACTAAATGGTATTCCCATAGCAATTGGGGTTATGGATTTTCAGTTCATGGGGGGTAGTATGGGATCCGTAGTAGGCGAGAAAATCACCCGTTTGATCGAGTATGCTACTAATAGATCTCTACCTCTTATTATAGTGTGTGCTTCCGGAGGAGCACGCATGCAAGAAGGGAGTTTGAGCTTGATGCAAATGGCTAAAATATCTTCTGCTTTATATGATTATCAATCAAATAAAAAGTTATTCTATGTCTCAATCCTTACATCTCCCACAACCGGTGGGGTGACAGCTAGTTTTGGTATGTTAGGAGATATTATTATTGCCGAACCCGATGCCTACATTGCATTTGCGGGTAAAAGAGTAATTGAACAAACATTGAATAAGACAGTACCTGATGGTTCACAAGCGGCTGAGTATTCATTCCATAAGGGCTTATTCGATCCAATCGTACCACGTAATCTTTTAAAAAGTGTTCTGAGTGAGTTATTTCAGCTCCATGGTTTCTTTCCCTTGAATCAAACTTCAATCAATCAAGTAGAGCATTAA
- the psbL gene encoding photosystem II protein L yields the protein MTQSNPNEQNVELNRTSLYWGLLLIFVLAVLFSNYFFN from the coding sequence ACGACACAATCAAACCCGAACGAACAAAATGTTGAATTAAATCGTACCAGTCTCTACTGGGGGTTATTACTCATTTTTGTACTTGCTGTTTTATTTTCCAATTATTTCTTCAATTAA
- the psbF gene encoding photosystem II cytochrome b559 beta subunit — protein MTIDRTYPIFTVRWLAVHGLAVPTVFFLGSISAMQFIQR, from the coding sequence ATGACCATAGATCGAACCTATCCAATTTTTACAGTGCGATGGTTGGCTGTTCACGGACTGGCTGTACCTACTGTTTTTTTTTTGGGGTCAATATCAGCAATGCAGTTCATCCAACGATAA
- the ycf4 gene encoding photosystem I assembly protein ycf4 produces MNWRSERIWIELIAGSRKTSNFCWAFILFLGSLGFLLVGTSSYLGRNLISLFPSQQMIFFPQGIVMSFYGIAGLFISSYLWCTISWNVGSGYDRFDRKEGIVCIFRWGFPGKNRRIFLRFFMKDIQSIRIEVKESLYPRRVLYMEIRGQGAVPLTRTDENLTPRELEQKAAELAYFLRVPIEVF; encoded by the coding sequence ATGAACTGGCGATCAGAACGTATATGGATAGAACTTATAGCGGGATCTCGAAAAACAAGTAATTTCTGCTGGGCCTTTATCCTTTTTTTAGGTTCATTAGGATTCTTATTGGTAGGAACTTCCAGTTATCTTGGTAGGAATCTAATATCCTTATTTCCGTCTCAGCAAATGATTTTTTTTCCACAAGGGATTGTGATGTCCTTCTATGGGATCGCAGGTCTGTTCATTAGCTCCTATTTGTGGTGCACAATTTCGTGGAATGTAGGTAGTGGTTATGATCGATTCGATAGAAAAGAAGGAATAGTGTGTATTTTTCGTTGGGGTTTTCCTGGAAAAAATCGTCGCATTTTCCTTCGATTCTTTATGAAAGATATCCAGTCGATCAGAATCGAAGTTAAAGAGAGTCTTTATCCTCGCCGTGTTCTTTATATGGAAATCAGAGGTCAGGGGGCGGTTCCTTTGACTCGTACTGATGAGAATTTGACTCCACGAGAACTTGAACAAAAAGCTGCTGAATTGGCCTATTTCTTGCGCGTACCAATTGAAGTATTTTGA
- the psaI gene encoding photosystem I subunit VIII: MITFSLPSFFVPLVGLVFPAIAMASLSLYVQKNKIV, encoded by the coding sequence ATGATAACTTTCAGCTTACCCTCTTTTTTTGTGCCTTTAGTAGGCCTAGTATTTCCAGCAATTGCAATGGCTTCTTTATCTCTTTATGTTCAAAAAAACAAGATTGTCTAA
- the cemA gene encoding chloroplast envelope membrane protein, producing the protein MPKKKAFTPLPYLASIVFLPWWISLSFNKSLESWITNWWNTRESETFLNDSQEKNVLEKFIKLEELFLLDEMIKEYRETHIQKLRIGIHKETIQLVKMHNEGYIQTILHFSTNIISFTILSGYSILGNEELVILNSWLQEFLYNLSDTIKAFSILLLTDLCIGFHSPHGWELMISSVSKDFGFAHNDQIISGLVSTFPVILDTIFKYWIFRYLNRVSPSLVVIYHSMND; encoded by the coding sequence ATGCCAAAAAAGAAAGCATTCACTCCCCTCCCATATCTTGCATCTATAGTCTTTTTACCCTGGTGGATCTCTCTCTCATTTAATAAAAGTCTGGAATCTTGGATTACTAATTGGTGGAATACTAGGGAATCTGAAACTTTTTTGAATGATAGTCAAGAAAAGAACGTTCTAGAAAAATTTATAAAATTAGAAGAACTATTCCTCTTGGACGAAATGATAAAGGAATACCGGGAGACCCATATACAAAAGCTTCGTATAGGAATTCACAAAGAAACGATACAATTGGTCAAGATGCACAATGAGGGTTATATCCAAACTATTTTGCACTTCTCGACAAATATAATCTCTTTCACTATTCTAAGTGGTTATTCTATTTTGGGTAATGAAGAACTTGTCATTCTGAATTCTTGGCTTCAGGAATTCCTATATAACTTAAGCGACACAATAAAAGCTTTTTCTATTCTTTTATTAACCGATTTATGTATCGGATTCCACTCGCCCCATGGTTGGGAACTAATGATTAGCTCTGTTTCCAAAGATTTTGGATTTGCTCATAACGATCAAATTATATCTGGTCTTGTTTCCACTTTTCCAGTTATTCTAGATACAATTTTCAAATATTGGATCTTCCGTTATTTAAATCGTGTATCTCCGTCACTTGTAGTGATTTATCATTCAATGAATGACTGA
- the psbE gene encoding photosystem II cytochrome b559 alpha subunit — protein MSGSTGERSFADIITSIRYWVIHSITIPSLFIAGWLFVSTGLAYDVFGSPRPNEYFTESRQGIPLITGRFDPLAQLDEFSRSF, from the coding sequence ATGTCTGGAAGCACGGGAGAACGTTCTTTTGCTGATATTATTACCAGTATTCGATACTGGGTCATTCATAGCATTACTATACCTTCCCTATTCATTGCGGGTTGGTTATTCGTCAGCACGGGTTTAGCTTACGATGTATTTGGAAGCCCTCGGCCAAACGAGTATTTTACAGAGAGCCGACAAGGAATTCCATTAATAACTGGCCGTTTTGATCCTTTGGCACAACTCGATGAATTTAGTAGATCCTTTTAG
- the petA gene encoding cytochrome f — MQNRNTFCWIKEQMTRSICLSIVIYVITRTSISNAYPIFAQQGYENPREATGRIVCANCHLANKPVDIEVPQAVLPDTVFEAVVRIPYDIQLKQVLANGKKGALNVGAVLILPEGFELAPPDRISTEMKEKIGNLSFQSYRPTKKNILVIGPVPGQKYSEITFPILSPDPATKKDVHFLKYPIYVGGNRGRGQIYPDGSKSNNTVYNATAAGIVSKIVRKEKGGYEITIADTSDGHQVVDIIPPGPELLVSEGESINLDQPLTSNPNVGGFGQGDAEIVLQDPLRVQGLLFFLASVILAQIFLVLKKKQFEKVQLSEMNF; from the coding sequence ATGCAAAATAGAAATACCTTTTGTTGGATAAAGGAACAGATGACTCGATCCATTTGCCTATCGATCGTGATATATGTAATAACTCGGACATCCATTTCAAATGCATATCCCATTTTTGCACAGCAGGGTTATGAAAATCCACGAGAAGCGACTGGGCGTATTGTATGTGCCAATTGCCATTTAGCTAATAAGCCCGTGGATATTGAGGTTCCACAAGCGGTACTTCCTGATACTGTATTTGAAGCAGTTGTTAGAATCCCTTATGATATCCAACTGAAACAAGTTCTTGCTAATGGTAAAAAAGGGGCTTTAAATGTAGGGGCTGTTCTTATTTTACCTGAGGGATTCGAATTAGCTCCTCCCGATCGTATTTCTACCGAGATGAAAGAAAAGATAGGCAATCTCTCTTTTCAGAGTTATCGACCCACTAAAAAAAATATTCTTGTGATAGGTCCCGTTCCCGGTCAGAAATATAGTGAAATTACTTTTCCTATTCTTTCCCCGGACCCCGCTACTAAGAAAGATGTTCACTTCTTAAAATATCCCATATACGTAGGCGGAAACAGGGGAAGGGGTCAAATTTATCCCGATGGGAGCAAGAGTAACAATACAGTCTATAATGCTACAGCGGCGGGTATAGTAAGCAAAATAGTACGGAAAGAAAAGGGGGGGTATGAAATAACCATAGCGGATACATCGGATGGACACCAAGTAGTTGATATTATACCTCCAGGACCAGAACTTCTTGTTTCAGAGGGTGAATCTATCAACCTTGATCAACCATTAACGAGTAATCCCAATGTGGGTGGATTTGGTCAGGGAGATGCAGAAATAGTACTTCAAGACCCATTACGTGTCCAAGGCCTTTTGTTCTTCTTGGCATCTGTTATTTTGGCACAAATTTTTTTGGTTCTTAAAAAGAAACAGTTTGAGAAGGTTCAATTGTCCGAAATGAATTTCTAG
- the rbcL gene encoding ribulose 1,5-bisphosphate carboxylase/oxygenase large subunit produces MSPQTETKASVGFKAGVKDYKLTYYTPDYETKDTDILAAFRVTPQPGVPPEEAGAAVAAESSTGTWTTVWTDGLTSLDRYKGRCYHIEPVAGEENQFIAYVAYPLDLFEEGSVTNMFTSIVGNVFGFKALRALRLEDLRIPPAYAKTFQGPPHGIQVERDKLNKYGRPLLGCTIKPKLGLSAKNYGRAVYECLRGGLDFTKDDENVNSQPFMRWRDRFVFCAEAIYKAQAETGEIKGHYLNATAGTCEEMIKRAVFARELGVPIVMHDYLTGGFTANTTLAHYCRDNGLLLHIHRAMHAVIDRQKNHGMHFRVLAKALRMSGGDHIHAGTVVGKLEGEREITLGFVDLLRDDFIEKDRSRGIYFTQDWVSLPGVLPVASGGIHVWHMPALTEIFGDDSVLQFGGGTLGHPWGNAPGAVANRVALEACVQARNEGRDLAREGNEIVREASKWSPELAAACEVWKEIKFEFPAMDTL; encoded by the coding sequence ATGTCACCACAAACAGAGACTAAAGCAAGTGTCGGATTTAAAGCTGGTGTTAAAGATTACAAATTGACTTATTATACTCCTGACTATGAAACTAAAGATACGGATATCTTGGCAGCATTCCGAGTAACTCCTCAACCTGGAGTTCCGCCTGAGGAAGCGGGGGCAGCGGTAGCTGCCGAATCTTCTACTGGTACATGGACAACTGTGTGGACCGATGGACTTACCAGCCTTGATCGTTACAAAGGACGATGCTACCACATTGAGCCGGTTGCTGGAGAAGAAAATCAATTTATTGCTTATGTAGCTTACCCTTTAGACCTTTTTGAAGAAGGTTCTGTTACTAACATGTTTACTTCGATTGTGGGTAATGTATTTGGGTTTAAAGCCCTACGCGCTCTACGTCTGGAGGATCTGCGAATCCCCCCCGCTTATGCTAAAACTTTCCAAGGCCCGCCTCATGGTATCCAAGTTGAGAGGGATAAATTGAACAAATATGGTCGACCCCTATTGGGATGTACTATTAAACCAAAATTGGGGTTATCTGCTAAGAACTATGGTAGAGCGGTTTATGAATGTCTTCGCGGTGGACTTGATTTTACCAAGGATGATGAGAACGTCAACTCCCAACCATTTATGCGTTGGAGAGACCGTTTCGTATTTTGTGCCGAAGCAATTTATAAAGCACAGGCCGAAACGGGTGAAATCAAAGGACATTACTTGAATGCTACGGCAGGTACATGTGAAGAAATGATCAAAAGGGCTGTATTTGCCAGAGAATTGGGAGTTCCTATCGTAATGCACGACTACTTGACGGGGGGATTCACTGCAAATACTACCTTGGCTCATTATTGCCGAGATAATGGCCTACTTCTTCACATCCATCGCGCAATGCATGCAGTTATTGATAGACAGAAGAATCATGGTATGCACTTTCGTGTACTAGCTAAAGCGTTACGTATGTCCGGTGGAGATCATATTCACGCTGGTACCGTAGTAGGCAAACTTGAAGGGGAAAGAGAAATCACCTTGGGCTTTGTTGATTTACTACGTGATGATTTTATTGAAAAAGACCGAAGTCGCGGTATTTATTTCACTCAAGATTGGGTCTCTCTACCAGGTGTTCTGCCCGTGGCTTCGGGGGGTATTCACGTTTGGCATATGCCCGCTCTGACCGAGATCTTTGGGGATGATTCCGTACTACAGTTCGGTGGAGGGACTTTAGGACACCCTTGGGGAAATGCACCGGGTGCCGTGGCTAATCGAGTAGCCCTAGAAGCGTGTGTACAAGCTCGTAATGAGGGACGTGATCTTGCTCGCGAAGGTAATGAAATTGTCCGTGAGGCTAGCAAATGGAGCCCTGAACTAGCTGCTGCTTGTGAGGTATGGAAGGAGATCAAATTCGAATTCCCAGCAATGGATACTTTGTAA
- the psbJ gene encoding photosystem II protein J — translation MADTTGRIPLWLIGTVTGIPVIGLIGIFFYGSYSGLGSSL, via the coding sequence ATGGCCGATACTACTGGAAGGATTCCTCTTTGGCTGATAGGTACTGTAACTGGTATTCCTGTGATCGGTTTAATAGGTATTTTCTTTTATGGTTCATATTCCGGATTGGGTTCATCCCTCTAG